In Limnobaculum parvum, one DNA window encodes the following:
- the aroB gene encoding 3-dehydroquinate synthase — translation MERVSVTLGERSYPITIEAGLFSHPDSFLPLRSGDKALIVTNESIAPLCLETVRRSLETLGVIVDSVILPDGEKYKTLSVMDLVFTRLLENNHGRDTTLVALGGGVIGDLTGFAAACYQRGVRFIQVPTTLLSQVDSSVGGKTAVNHPLGKNMIGAFYQPASVVIDLNCLKTLPKRELSSGMAEVIKYGIILDADLFDWLEQNIDRLMALDEQAMGYCIRRCCEIKAQVVAADERENGVRALLNLGHTFGHAIEAEMGYGNWLHGEAVSAGMVMAAETAKLLGIFSQQDIERIKHLLLRADLPIYGPDSMKPEAYIPHMLRDKKTLAGKLRLVLPTAIGQSEVKSGVDHQVVLSAIGNCLI, via the coding sequence ATGGAGAGGGTAAGTGTTACTTTAGGAGAGCGTAGCTATCCTATTACGATTGAGGCTGGTTTGTTTAGCCACCCGGATTCTTTTCTTCCTCTCCGGTCTGGAGACAAAGCATTAATTGTTACTAATGAATCTATTGCTCCGCTCTGTCTGGAAACAGTAAGAAGGAGCTTGGAAACCTTAGGTGTTATTGTTGATTCTGTGATATTGCCTGACGGTGAAAAATATAAAACGCTGTCAGTGATGGATCTGGTCTTCACCCGCTTGCTGGAGAATAATCACGGTCGTGATACCACGCTGGTTGCGTTAGGTGGTGGTGTGATTGGCGACCTGACCGGTTTTGCAGCGGCATGTTATCAACGCGGCGTGCGTTTTATTCAGGTGCCAACCACACTCTTGTCTCAGGTTGATTCATCCGTTGGTGGCAAAACCGCGGTTAATCATCCGCTGGGTAAGAATATGATCGGCGCGTTTTATCAGCCTGCGTCAGTGGTTATCGATCTCAACTGTTTGAAAACACTGCCTAAGCGTGAGCTCTCCTCGGGCATGGCTGAAGTGATTAAGTACGGCATCATTTTGGATGCGGATTTATTCGATTGGCTTGAACAAAATATTGATCGATTGATGGCATTGGATGAACAAGCGATGGGGTACTGCATCCGCCGCTGTTGTGAGATTAAAGCACAAGTGGTGGCCGCTGATGAGCGGGAAAACGGTGTCAGAGCACTGTTAAATCTTGGTCACACCTTTGGTCATGCGATAGAAGCTGAAATGGGTTACGGTAACTGGCTGCACGGTGAAGCGGTATCTGCGGGTATGGTAATGGCTGCTGAAACGGCTAAATTACTGGGCATTTTTAGCCAGCAGGATATTGAGCGAATTAAACACTTGCTACTACGTGCCGATCTCCCGATTTATGGGCCTGATAGTATGAAACCAGAAGCCTATATTCCTCACATGTTGCGCGATAAAAAAACGCTGGCGGGTAAATTACGTTTGGTATTGCCGACGGCCATCGGCCAGTCTGAAGTAAAAAGTGGAGTTGACCACCAAGTTGTGTTGTCAGCAATAGGAAATTGCCTGATATAA
- a CDS encoding PilN domain-containing protein, whose amino-acid sequence MLLVNFLPWRAQRQKKAIRRFVVMVFCYVVATLLCLIAPYFAAMSHQQMLSKRLVDMTASNTIKLNEIKHIKDIQQTVSTLTQLQNQTQKIRQQSLLLQTLFTDIESALPNSIWLKKIAFQEKKLVIEGLGNGYLSAMEFQQKLGRSSLMAGLQLGKMMAVDDEFSVFSFIFTANWTGAAL is encoded by the coding sequence ATGCTTCTGGTGAATTTTCTGCCTTGGCGAGCCCAACGGCAAAAAAAGGCGATTCGACGCTTTGTTGTGATGGTTTTCTGCTATGTAGTGGCCACATTACTCTGCTTGATAGCCCCTTACTTTGCTGCAATGAGTCATCAGCAAATGCTCTCTAAACGACTGGTAGATATGACGGCATCTAACACAATAAAGCTGAATGAAATTAAACACATTAAGGATATTCAACAAACTGTCTCGACCTTAACTCAGTTACAGAACCAAACTCAGAAAATAAGACAGCAGTCTCTCTTATTGCAGACATTATTTACCGATATTGAATCTGCTTTACCTAATTCCATTTGGTTGAAAAAAATAGCATTTCAGGAAAAGAAACTGGTGATTGAAGGTCTGGGTAATGGCTATCTGAGCGCTATGGAGTTTCAGCAAAAGTTAGGGCGCTCATCATTAATGGCAGGGCTTCAATTGGGGAAAATGATGGCCGTGGACGATGAATTTTCTGTGTTCTCTTTTATTTTTACGGCCAACTGGACAGGGGCTGCGTTGTGA
- the pilM gene encoding pilus assembly protein PilM, whose protein sequence is MQIWQVGLDIQENSFCALAVQRKRYGWQLRHWHCQPVSSSCIGDNTAMLSPEIMAALREWRRNLPKRVSLRIALPAEVILQQSIKLPEPSLSLQEQTWLVEASMSKLFSLAARELAVDYRLISSTSSERSASGEIVVSATRRSVIEHWKTELARADIFPDIIDTTPCVLRYMALSGGVPTDSLLIHQLYEKYLLVSPLNHPFYYQVIPDNAMTVLERIEYAQQTYRQISGYAVSQVSYSGLPTSEAFPSYIQCWSPFVALQQMQPPLPEAPQQFVLACGLALRSEDC, encoded by the coding sequence ATGCAGATTTGGCAGGTTGGCTTAGATATTCAGGAAAATAGCTTCTGTGCACTGGCGGTACAGCGCAAGCGATATGGTTGGCAATTGCGTCACTGGCATTGTCAGCCGGTTTCATCCTCGTGTATTGGCGATAATACAGCCATGTTATCACCAGAAATCATGGCTGCTCTAAGGGAATGGCGGCGTAATTTACCAAAGCGTGTTTCTTTGCGAATTGCACTACCGGCTGAAGTTATTCTACAGCAGTCAATAAAGCTACCAGAGCCTTCACTCTCTCTTCAAGAACAGACATGGTTAGTCGAGGCATCGATGAGTAAGCTATTTTCGTTAGCTGCTCGCGAATTGGCAGTCGATTACCGGCTCATTTCTTCAACGAGCTCCGAACGGTCGGCGAGTGGGGAAATCGTGGTTAGTGCAACACGGCGATCGGTTATCGAACATTGGAAAACCGAGTTGGCTCGTGCCGATATTTTTCCCGACATTATCGATACTACCCCCTGTGTATTGCGTTATATGGCACTGTCTGGCGGTGTACCTACTGATTCGTTGTTGATTCATCAACTGTATGAAAAGTACCTGTTGGTTTCACCGCTTAACCATCCTTTTTATTATCAGGTTATCCCTGATAATGCGATGACGGTTTTGGAACGAATCGAGTATGCGCAGCAAACTTATCGGCAAATCAGCGGCTATGCCGTTAGTCAGGTTAGCTATAGCGGTTTGCCAACATCGGAAGCTTTTCCCTCTTACATTCAATGCTGGTCACCTTTCGTGGCACTGCAACAAATGCAACCGCCGTTACCCGAAGCGCCTCAACAGTTTGTTTTAGCATGTGGTCTTGCCCTACGTTCAGAGGATTGTTGA
- a CDS encoding phosphoglycolate phosphatase, producing MSMLTGIKGVGFDLDGTLVNSLPGLAAAIDATLKSLGLPAAGEERVSHWIGNGANVLIMRALSWAGGESSKEYQDGARTLFDRYYNKFVEPGTQLYPHVESTLKALARSGMKMALVTNKPTPFVRPLLSSLGILDYFSVIIGGDDVIEKKPHPAPIYLVLGQLGLRADELVFVGDSRNDIQAGQAAGCPTIGFSYGYNYGESIALSHPDRVLASFADLLPAIGQLTSKMN from the coding sequence ATGAGTATGTTGACCGGTATTAAAGGGGTTGGGTTCGATCTTGATGGTACGCTGGTAAATAGTTTACCGGGTCTGGCTGCGGCTATTGATGCCACATTGAAATCGTTAGGCCTGCCTGCTGCTGGTGAAGAGCGCGTTTCTCATTGGATTGGTAATGGCGCAAATGTGCTGATTATGCGTGCATTGAGCTGGGCCGGTGGTGAGTCATCAAAAGAGTATCAGGATGGTGCTCGTACCCTGTTTGACCGTTATTATAATAAATTTGTGGAACCGGGAACTCAGCTCTACCCCCACGTGGAATCAACCCTGAAAGCGCTAGCTCGCAGTGGCATGAAGATGGCACTGGTAACCAATAAGCCGACTCCCTTTGTTCGGCCTTTATTGAGTTCATTGGGTATTTTAGACTATTTTAGTGTGATTATCGGCGGAGACGATGTGATTGAAAAGAAACCGCATCCGGCACCGATCTATCTGGTTTTAGGCCAGTTAGGATTGCGAGCGGATGAACTGGTTTTTGTCGGCGACTCCCGCAACGATATTCAGGCCGGCCAGGCGGCTGGTTGCCCAACGATAGGATTTTCCTACGGATATAACTATGGCGAATCTATTGCACTGAGTCATCCTGACCGTGTATTAGCTTCATTCGCCGATCTTCTGCCCGCTATCGGGCAGCTTACATCAAAGATGAATTAG
- the trpS gene encoding tryptophan--tRNA ligase: MSKPIVFSGAQPSGELTIGNYMGALRQWVQMQDEYDCIYCIVDLHAITVRQDPEKLRKATLDTLALYLACGIDPKKSTIFIQSHVPEHAQLSWVLNCYTYFGELSRMTQFKDKSSRYAENINAGLFDYPVLMAADILLYQTNQVPVGEDQKQHLELSRDVAQRFNALYGDVFKIPQPFIPKSGARVMSLLEPTKKMSKSDENRNNVIGLLEDPKSVMKKLKRAVTDSDEPPVVRYDIENKAGVSNLLDMLSGVTGKSIATLEQEFEGKMYGHLKTEVAEAVANMLTELQERYHRFRNDEAFLQQVMREGAAKASARAKETIEKVNQAVGFVAMP, encoded by the coding sequence ATGAGTAAACCCATTGTATTTAGTGGCGCACAGCCATCAGGTGAATTGACCATTGGTAACTATATGGGAGCGCTGCGTCAATGGGTTCAGATGCAGGATGAGTATGACTGTATATACTGCATTGTTGACCTACATGCGATTACCGTTCGTCAGGATCCAGAAAAACTGCGTAAAGCCACGCTGGATACGCTGGCGCTGTATCTGGCTTGTGGTATCGACCCAAAGAAGAGCACCATCTTTATTCAGTCCCATGTTCCTGAACATGCACAGTTGAGCTGGGTTCTGAATTGTTATACCTATTTTGGCGAGCTGAGCCGTATGACTCAGTTTAAAGATAAATCCAGCCGTTATGCGGAGAATATTAACGCGGGCCTGTTTGACTACCCGGTGTTAATGGCGGCGGATATTCTACTGTATCAGACCAATCAGGTTCCGGTTGGAGAAGACCAGAAACAGCATCTGGAGTTGAGTCGTGATGTGGCACAACGTTTTAACGCACTGTATGGCGATGTGTTTAAAATTCCACAACCGTTCATTCCTAAGTCTGGTGCTCGAGTGATGTCTCTGCTGGAGCCAACCAAGAAGATGTCTAAGTCTGACGAGAATCGCAATAATGTTATTGGCCTGCTGGAAGATCCAAAATCAGTGATGAAAAAACTGAAACGTGCGGTCACTGATTCCGATGAGCCGCCGGTGGTGCGTTATGATATTGAGAATAAAGCCGGAGTTTCTAACCTGTTAGATATGTTGTCTGGGGTAACCGGCAAGTCGATCGCTACGCTGGAACAAGAGTTTGAAGGCAAGATGTACGGCCATCTGAAAACTGAAGTGGCTGAGGCGGTAGCGAATATGTTGACTGAACTTCAAGAACGCTATCACCGTTTTCGTAATGATGAAGCTTTCTTGCAGCAAGTGATGCGTGAAGGCGCAGCCAAAGCCAGTGCACGCGCCAAAGAGA
- the dam gene encoding adenine-specific DNA-methyltransferase, with translation MKKNRSFLKWAGGKYPLVDEIREHLPRGKCLIEPFVGAGSVFLNTDYDKYILADINSDLINLYEIVKACAKQVVKDARELFNDEHNQEVVYYELRREFNQSRDRYRRALLFIYLNRHCYNGLCRYNLSGEFNVPFGRYKRPYFPEAEIYFFAEKAKRATFFCENYEQTMMKASSGAVVYCDPPYAPLSATANFTAYHTNNFNLKDQQHLALLARDVAGNLGVPVLISNHATELTREWYKEAQLVVVRGRRTISRNVAGRTKVDELLALYRPS, from the coding sequence ATGAAAAAAAATCGTTCTTTTTTAAAATGGGCCGGGGGAAAATATCCTCTAGTCGATGAAATTCGCGAGCATTTGCCTAGAGGGAAGTGTCTAATCGAGCCTTTTGTTGGCGCAGGTTCCGTGTTTCTTAATACTGACTATGATAAATATATTCTGGCAGATATAAATAGCGATCTGATTAATTTATATGAGATTGTTAAAGCGTGTGCCAAGCAAGTAGTAAAAGATGCCAGAGAATTGTTTAATGACGAGCATAATCAGGAAGTGGTTTACTACGAGTTGCGTAGAGAGTTTAACCAAAGCCGCGATCGCTATCGTAGGGCATTGCTATTTATCTATTTGAATCGTCATTGTTATAACGGATTGTGCCGTTATAACCTGAGTGGCGAATTTAATGTGCCTTTTGGTCGTTATAAGCGTCCCTATTTTCCGGAAGCCGAAATCTATTTTTTTGCTGAAAAGGCGAAAAGAGCTACGTTCTTTTGTGAGAATTATGAGCAGACCATGATGAAAGCTTCGTCGGGTGCTGTGGTATATTGCGATCCGCCTTATGCTCCTTTATCTGCAACCGCTAATTTTACGGCCTATCACACCAATAACTTCAACCTTAAAGATCAACAACATTTGGCCTTGCTGGCGCGGGATGTGGCTGGTAATTTAGGTGTTCCGGTACTGATCTCTAACCATGCAACCGAATTGACCCGTGAATGGTATAAAGAGGCTCAGTTGGTAGTAGTTAGAGGGCGTAGGACCATCAGCCGCAATGTGGCGGGCAGAACAAAAGTTGATGAATTATTGGCCTTGTATCGCCCAAGTTGA
- the hofQ gene encoding DNA uptake porin HofQ: MDFLIHIRFICLCGVLCLPLPAFPADVAPALVEPVAETPVSLDFQDAPISVILQALADYQQLNLVVMDSVKGKLSIRLNQVSWQQALSAILKAGQLDAELDGNVMVVIPRQEKEAQNQRDKQLEEQQTEELPLTTFKYRVRYADVNELVKLLNGQKGHFLSDRGNIVADIRTNIVIVRDIASAMPSIESFLQEIDSPQPQVLLTAHIVTISHENLQELGVRWGWGGDSLSEGAGINSQFNVTLAAGSAAGQIGFQVARLNGRLLGLELSAMEAESSVDIIASPRLMTVNRQTASIKQGTEIPYEVSSGASGATSIEFKQAVLGLEVTPQIFPGGQLELALQISQNMPGKGLKKGDGSEILTIDTQEIKTQVSVADGETIVLGGIFQQNKVSGKEQVPVLGDIPVLGALFQRNSHKQSKRELVIFITPTIITSPAVISTGKTLNG, encoded by the coding sequence ATGGATTTTCTTATACACATACGCTTTATTTGTCTGTGTGGTGTTCTATGCCTACCATTGCCAGCATTCCCGGCTGATGTTGCGCCTGCGCTCGTAGAACCGGTGGCTGAAACCCCTGTTTCGCTGGATTTTCAAGATGCGCCGATAAGTGTGATATTGCAAGCGTTAGCGGACTACCAACAGTTGAACTTAGTGGTGATGGATAGCGTAAAAGGAAAGTTGAGTATTCGCCTTAATCAAGTTTCTTGGCAGCAGGCGTTATCCGCTATTTTAAAGGCAGGCCAGTTGGATGCAGAACTGGATGGTAATGTGATGGTGGTTATCCCGCGTCAGGAGAAAGAAGCTCAAAATCAGCGTGATAAACAGCTTGAGGAGCAGCAAACCGAGGAATTACCACTAACTACCTTTAAGTATCGGGTTCGGTATGCGGATGTTAATGAGTTAGTTAAGTTACTCAACGGCCAAAAAGGCCATTTTCTGTCAGACAGGGGAAATATCGTTGCTGATATAAGAACCAATATTGTTATTGTCCGGGACATCGCATCAGCCATGCCGTCAATAGAGTCTTTTCTACAGGAGATAGACAGTCCGCAACCACAAGTCTTGTTAACCGCACATATTGTCACCATCAGCCATGAAAATTTGCAGGAACTGGGCGTCAGATGGGGATGGGGTGGTGACTCGCTGTCAGAGGGCGCGGGTATCAACAGCCAGTTTAATGTGACATTGGCCGCAGGCTCGGCTGCTGGACAAATAGGCTTTCAGGTAGCACGTTTAAACGGGCGCTTGCTGGGGTTGGAGTTGTCAGCCATGGAAGCTGAAAGCAGTGTAGATATTATTGCCAGTCCTCGACTCATGACGGTAAACCGGCAGACCGCCAGTATCAAGCAGGGAACGGAGATTCCTTATGAAGTTTCCAGTGGCGCCAGCGGTGCAACATCCATTGAATTTAAGCAAGCGGTGCTTGGACTTGAAGTTACGCCACAAATCTTTCCGGGAGGTCAGCTAGAACTGGCGCTGCAAATTAGCCAGAACATGCCGGGAAAAGGGCTGAAAAAGGGCGATGGAAGTGAAATTCTAACGATTGATACACAAGAAATTAAAACTCAGGTTTCTGTGGCTGATGGAGAAACCATCGTGCTGGGCGGTATTTTTCAGCAAAATAAAGTATCAGGAAAAGAGCAGGTTCCCGTATTGGGCGACATACCTGTTTTGGGCGCATTGTTTCAGCGTAATTCACATAAGCAGAGTAAACGAGAGCTGGTGATATTTATCACTCCGACTATCATTACATCCCCAGCAGTAATATCAACAGGGAAAACATTGAATGGATAG
- the aroK gene encoding shikimate kinase AroK, which yields MAEKRNIFLIGPMGAGKSTIGRQLAQQLNMEFVDSDHEIERRTGADIAWVFDVEGEEGFRDREEKVINELTEKQGIVLATGGGSVKSKETRNRLSARGIVVYLETTIEKQLARTQRDKKRPLLQVDTPREVLEALALERNPLYEEIADVTIQTDDQSAKVVANQIIQLIENR from the coding sequence ATGGCAGAGAAACGCAATATCTTTCTGATCGGTCCTATGGGTGCAGGTAAAAGCACGATAGGTCGTCAGTTGGCTCAACAGCTTAATATGGAGTTTGTAGACTCCGATCACGAGATTGAACGCCGTACTGGAGCTGATATAGCCTGGGTATTCGACGTAGAAGGCGAAGAAGGTTTTCGCGATCGTGAAGAAAAAGTTATTAACGAACTGACGGAAAAGCAAGGCATTGTCCTCGCGACTGGCGGCGGTTCTGTAAAATCGAAAGAAACCCGTAATCGCTTATCCGCACGCGGTATTGTGGTGTATTTAGAAACCACAATCGAAAAGCAGCTGGCGCGTACTCAGCGCGATAAGAAGCGTCCTCTGTTGCAGGTTGATACACCGCGCGAAGTGTTAGAAGCTTTAGCGTTGGAACGTAATCCTTTATATGAAGAGATTGCCGATGTCACCATTCAGACGGACGATCAAAGCGCTAAAGTTGTTGCAAACCAAATTATTCAGTTAATCGAAAACCGCTGA
- the rpe gene encoding ribulose-phosphate 3-epimerase, with product MNKFLIAPSILSADFARLGDDTAKVLAAGADVVHFDVMDNHYVPNLTIGPMVCQSLRDYGITAPIDVHLMVKPVDRIIPDFAKAGASYISFHPEASEHVDRTIQLIKEQGCKAGLVFNPATPLSYLDYVMDKLDVILLMSVNPGFGGQSFIPATYDKLRQVRKMIDDSGFDIRLEVDGGVKVDNIGQIAAAGADMFVAGSAIFNQPDYKAVIDQMRQELAKATQ from the coding sequence ATGAATAAATTTCTGATAGCTCCTTCTATTCTTTCTGCTGATTTTGCCCGCTTGGGTGATGATACGGCGAAAGTATTGGCAGCCGGTGCTGATGTAGTGCATTTTGACGTTATGGACAACCATTATGTACCGAATTTAACCATTGGTCCGATGGTTTGTCAGTCACTGCGTGACTACGGTATTACTGCACCCATCGATGTGCATTTGATGGTGAAACCGGTTGATCGAATCATCCCTGATTTTGCTAAGGCTGGAGCATCTTATATCTCTTTCCATCCTGAAGCGTCGGAACATGTTGATCGCACGATTCAGTTGATTAAAGAACAGGGTTGTAAAGCCGGTTTAGTCTTTAATCCCGCTACACCGTTAAGCTATCTCGATTATGTCATGGATAAACTGGATGTGATTTTGCTGATGTCGGTTAACCCAGGTTTTGGCGGACAGTCTTTTATACCAGCCACTTACGATAAGTTGCGGCAGGTTCGCAAGATGATTGATGACAGTGGTTTTGATATTCGCTTGGAAGTCGATGGTGGCGTTAAAGTTGATAACATTGGGCAGATAGCAGCGGCAGGTGCGGATATGTTTGTTGCTGGTTCAGCTATTTTTAATCAGCCTGACTATAAAGCGGTTATTGATCAAATGAGACAGGAACTGGCAAAGGCCACTCAATGA
- a CDS encoding SPOR domain-containing protein produces the protein MRVEDQDDFESDEMKLDVDDRVARRERSKPQKSASVSRQHIKIGIGILVLLLLIFLVSSALKAPSPQNNGPREVNLGTNSGSGTPQQTTDTPPVNNPPQEITPPPISGTPTESQPLSGSPNQQRVEIPGEITDALTAQQEQLNRLKETEMPGSGTPTTVAGQQPTGTAPVKKPAQYSQPAASSPRSTTQSKPVSQPTTTPKPTSTPKPATPKVSEAPTAPVAKSSTTAGTVSGLSAIPANRVTLQVSSASRSDSLLAFAKKNNMTDYWVYSTLRDGKPWFVLVTGNYASATEARSALSGMPQEVQANKPWVRSMQQVHQDLKQK, from the coding sequence GTGCGAGTAGAAGATCAAGACGATTTTGAATCTGATGAAATGAAACTGGATGTTGACGATCGGGTTGCACGTCGTGAGCGTAGCAAACCACAAAAGAGCGCATCGGTATCTCGTCAGCATATCAAGATTGGTATTGGTATTCTGGTGCTACTGCTTCTGATTTTTTTGGTGAGTTCGGCCTTAAAAGCGCCTTCACCACAAAATAATGGGCCTCGTGAAGTCAATTTGGGCACCAACTCAGGTTCTGGTACGCCACAGCAAACGACGGATACTCCGCCAGTTAATAATCCACCGCAGGAAATTACGCCACCTCCGATTTCCGGTACACCGACAGAATCTCAACCACTATCTGGTTCACCAAATCAACAGCGTGTTGAAATTCCAGGGGAGATAACAGATGCTCTAACTGCACAGCAAGAGCAACTGAACCGTTTGAAAGAGACTGAAATGCCAGGTTCTGGTACACCAACTACTGTTGCTGGGCAGCAGCCAACGGGTACGGCTCCAGTAAAAAAACCGGCGCAGTATTCTCAGCCAGCAGCAAGCTCCCCACGGTCAACAACCCAGTCTAAGCCGGTAAGTCAGCCAACGACAACACCAAAACCAACCTCGACACCAAAACCAGCCACACCAAAGGTAAGCGAAGCGCCAACTGCGCCTGTGGCTAAAAGTTCTACGACGGCAGGCACCGTTTCTGGACTGTCAGCTATTCCGGCGAATCGAGTGACGCTACAGGTTAGCAGTGCTTCCCGTTCTGATTCGTTGTTAGCTTTTGCTAAAAAGAACAACATGACGGATTACTGGGTGTATTCAACTCTCCGCGATGGAAAGCCGTGGTTTGTTTTGGTCACCGGCAATTATGCTTCAGCTACGGAAGCGCGTTCTGCATTATCAGGTATGCCGCAAGAAGTTCAGGCTAACAAGCCATGGGTAAGATCGATGCAACAAGTGCATCAGGATCTAAAACAAAAATAA